The window GGAAGTATGCTTAATGATACGTTTCGAAAGGAAAGTGTTCAAGGTTCGGAAATCAAAAATCATGATCCAAGAGAACATACTTTTTCAGTTAAGGCTAGATTTAGATTTTATCAGGTAATTAATGAATTCCAAAATGGGCTAAGAAGGAGCGCTATAGACCTATTTACTGGAAGAGATGTTTCAGAAGAAAAATTAGAAAGACTATTTGAAGAATTTTCAAAATACAATTTGTATTTTAAAGATAACCAAGGAGAACATTACCGGAGGCCTAAAAATATTCATGAAGTGGACTTACTAATAAAATCAATTCCGACTAAAAAGCATTCCCAAAGGGCTTTACATGAGTTTGAACCAGCCCCAGCACAACTAACTATTCCAGACGACATTTGTCATTATCACATGGAAACTTTACGCACTATGACAGTGAGGGAGATGGCCCGGTTTCAATCATTTCCAGACTGGTTTGAATTTCGTTCAAAAGTAACAACAGGAGGGATATCGAGAAAATTTGAAGTCCCTCAATATACGCAGGTGGGAAATGCTGTTCCTCCTTTACTCGCAAAGTCCTTAGGTGAGACTATTAAAAGATTGTTAACAAGGATAAAATAAATGCCAAAATATAAGAGGATAAAAGGCGGTGAAAAGAATGCTCTCTCTGGAGTTCCTTTTTCAAAAGAGGAATTAGAGAAGGTATGTAGCCTCTATGTTGATATGGATGGCAAAGGTATTCATGAGCGCAATCCCAAAATCCACAGGCTTTCAGAAGAATTAGGACGAACTATTCGGTCAGTTGAAAACCAATTACTTGGTTTTAGATTAGTTGATTCGGGTACGACCGGAAGAGTTAATTATAACAAGATAATCAAAGAGGTTTGGACAGAAAGGCATAAGGAAGTTGATGAAAAAGAAACTTTAAGAATACAAAAAAAGGAGGAACGAAAAGAGCTAAGAACCAAACATGATGATTTTAGATTTCGTATTAGTTCACATTTGAAAGATATAATAGGAAAGGAATTAATTACTGATGACTTTATTGCTGTCTTTGAACTAGTTAAAAATTCTTATGATGCGCATGCAAAGAATGTAAAAATATTTTTTGATGATGATAAAATTACGATTTGGGATGATGGGAAAGGAATGGATCGTGATGATATTTTAAATAAATGGTTATTTGTTGCTTATTCTGCCAAAAAAGAAGGAATTGAAGATGTTGAATTTGAAAAAAATAAAAATTATCGTGACCTTATTGTTCCTAAGCAGAGTTTCGCTGGTGCTAAGGGTATTGGCAGGTTTTCGGCTGACAGGCTTGGGGAGAGACTGAACTTAACAACAAGAAAAATTGTTGAAAATTCACTTTATTGGACACTAAACTTTAACTGGGATCGCTTCGAACAAGATGCTGAGGATGAATTCGCTGACATTGAAGTTAACCATCAATCATTTACTGAATCGCCAATTCCAAATTTTAAACATGGTGTTATTTTAGAAATAACAAACTTACGATCCGTATGGCCCATTGATAAAATTTTGAACCTTAAATGGTCGTTAGAGAAATTAATAAACCCATTTTCTGACGTGGAGCAAAAGGAGGGTAGTAATTCCTTCAGTATTGAGATAATTTCTAAAAAAGATATTGAAAGAGATAAATTATTAATCGCAGATCCCAATCACAACCCTAGAGACATTGTTAATGGCCCTGTAAAGAACTTTATATTTGAAACACTTGGAATTAAAACAACGCAAATTAATGTTAGGATAGAAGATGATTCAATTATAACTACGCTGCTGGATAGAGGCGAGCTCATTTATAAGATTCAGGAAGAAAATCCGTTTCATTATATTCCAACTGGTTCTGGGATTCGACTATTTTATTTGAATTTTAGTGCAAAACTAAATTTTACAAATTTAATGGGTATCCGTTCCAAAGATTTTGGTTCGATTTTCTTATTTAATAATGGCTTTAGGGTTTTTCCAATTGGGGAGCCTGAAGATGACCCCTTTGAGGTTGATAGAAGAAAAGCACAGGGGCACTCGAGATTTTTGGGTACGCGAGAACTCATTGGAAGTGTGGAAATTTGGGGTCAATCTGAACATTTTGTTGAGGCTTCAAGTCGTGATGGTGGCCTTATTGAATCAGCTGGTACTATACAGCTTGGGCGTTTTTTTGAGGATACGCTAAAAAAATTGGAGCGGTATGTTCAGCCAATATTATGGCAAATTAAGAAAAGAACTGGATCTGAGGATGAAGAAATTGATTTTAACGCCCAAGAAGACATCGTTGATTTAGTGGCTAAACTTGCTGGTAGCAAAACGGTTAGGCTTTTAGACTATTCTAAATCATTCATTGATATTCTTGATGAGAAAATAGCGGATGCTAGCCCAGAACTTTTTGATAATTTAAAAAAAATTGCTGAAGAGTCCAAAGACTCAAACTTCATAAATCAAATTGATAAAAGTGAGCTGGAATTCATTAAACTAAAACAACTCAAAGAGGAGGAAACAAGAAAACGTGTTCTTGCAGAAGAAAGAGCTGAAGAAGAGAAAGAAAAAAGATTAGAAGCTGATCGTCTTCGAAAAGAAGAAGAAAATCGCCGCAAAGAGGAAGAGTACAATAGATTGAAGGCTGAAGAAAAGGCGCGTGAGGAAAGGGCGAAACGAATAGCTGAGGAGCAACGCAGACGTCAAAAAGAAAGCCAAGTCCGTTTTCTTGAATCGGTTGGCTCACTTGATATTGAGGATGTTTTAAATTTACATCATCAAGTAGGTATTGATGCTAATACCATTGACACATTGGTAACAAATCTTCAGCGCAAAATGGATGGGGGGACGACACTAACAAGTGAAAACATAAGAGAATTTCTAGATAAAGTCACTTTTGCTAATAAAAAAATTCTTGCTGTAACCAAATTTTCAACTAGGCAGAATTTTATGGCTGCGGCCAGAGTAACTAAGGATGACATAATTTCATTTTTGAAAAATTATTTATTAAATATTTACAAATTCCACTTAGGTAAAGAGTTGGAAATGAGTATTTTTGATAATGTTCTAACCCCCTTTGTAATTGAATTTAAGCCAATTGAGATAACAATAATTGTCGATAATCTGATAAGTAATTCTAAGAAAAAAAACGCCAAAAAAGTTGTCTTTACTTTCAATTTAAGCAAAGATGGATCTTTAGAAATTTCCTACAAAGATGATGGTGATGGTCTTGATAGAATGATTGATAACACGGCAAGCATTTTTGAAAAGGGTTTTACAACTACCAGAGGCTCAGGATTAGGACTTTTTCATGTTCGCAAAATTATGGCTGAGCAAAAGGGAACGATAACAGTTAACACAAATAATAAAGATAAGGGACTTGAACTATTACTAAACTTTAAAAAATAATGCGCCTCTCATACAATATTTTATGGATTGAAAATGAACTTGATTGGTTAGAACCAACTATTGAGTTTGCAAAAGATATTATTAACGAAAATGGTTTCGAACTAAACGTTACCATAAAAGACTCAGAAGCTGGAATTGTTGAACTTCTCAAAGAGGAAGAGCCTTTTAAAAGTTTTGATTTAATTTTGGTTGACTTCAATTTAAATATGGGAGATCGTGGCAACCTCATTATTGAGAATATTAGGTCCCACAATATCTTTACGGACGTCATATTTTACTCTCAAGATGCAGACGCAACCAGAGAAGCTATCAAAGAACATTGGTTAGATGGAATCTATTGTTCGAGTCGAAATCGAAACGAGTTTGAACATAAGTTTGAAAAAGTTTTTCTAACAACTGTAAAAAAGGTACAAAGTATTAGTTCTATTCGGGGATTGGTACTTTCTGAGACTAGTCAATTAGACAATAAAATTGAAGAAATCCTAATGGAGTTTCTTACCAAGAAAGACTCAGATGATATACTTTATTTAAAAAAATACATTATTAATGATTTAATAAAAACCTCAGCAAAAGATAATTATATCAAATCAGATAAACTTGACGAAAATATTGACTCAAAAGGTCTGTTGCAAAATAGGCAATTTGATGCTTACAAGAAGATGCGTGCAACGGCCAAAATATTAGAGATACTGGGAGATGATAAATTAATAACAAAAGATCTTTTCTTAAAAGAATATGGTGATGAGGTAATTTCTATACGTAATGATTTAGCACATGCAAATGAAAGTGTTGAGAAGGGTGTTAGCATTCTAAAGTGCATTAAAGGAGATCGTA is drawn from Pedobacter mucosus and contains these coding sequences:
- a CDS encoding ATP-binding protein; this translates as MPKYKRIKGGEKNALSGVPFSKEELEKVCSLYVDMDGKGIHERNPKIHRLSEELGRTIRSVENQLLGFRLVDSGTTGRVNYNKIIKEVWTERHKEVDEKETLRIQKKEERKELRTKHDDFRFRISSHLKDIIGKELITDDFIAVFELVKNSYDAHAKNVKIFFDDDKITIWDDGKGMDRDDILNKWLFVAYSAKKEGIEDVEFEKNKNYRDLIVPKQSFAGAKGIGRFSADRLGERLNLTTRKIVENSLYWTLNFNWDRFEQDAEDEFADIEVNHQSFTESPIPNFKHGVILEITNLRSVWPIDKILNLKWSLEKLINPFSDVEQKEGSNSFSIEIISKKDIERDKLLIADPNHNPRDIVNGPVKNFIFETLGIKTTQINVRIEDDSIITTLLDRGELIYKIQEENPFHYIPTGSGIRLFYLNFSAKLNFTNLMGIRSKDFGSIFLFNNGFRVFPIGEPEDDPFEVDRRKAQGHSRFLGTRELIGSVEIWGQSEHFVEASSRDGGLIESAGTIQLGRFFEDTLKKLERYVQPILWQIKKRTGSEDEEIDFNAQEDIVDLVAKLAGSKTVRLLDYSKSFIDILDEKIADASPELFDNLKKIAEESKDSNFINQIDKSELEFIKLKQLKEEETRKRVLAEERAEEEKEKRLEADRLRKEEENRRKEEEYNRLKAEEKAREERAKRIAEEQRRRQKESQVRFLESVGSLDIEDVLNLHHQVGIDANTIDTLVTNLQRKMDGGTTLTSENIREFLDKVTFANKKILAVTKFSTRQNFMAAARVTKDDIISFLKNYLLNIYKFHLGKELEMSIFDNVLTPFVIEFKPIEITIIVDNLISNSKKKNAKKVVFTFNLSKDGSLEISYKDDGDGLDRMIDNTASIFEKGFTTTRGSGLGLFHVRKIMAEQKGTITVNTNNKDKGLELLLNFKK